The proteins below come from a single Aegilops tauschii subsp. strangulata cultivar AL8/78 chromosome 6, Aet v6.0, whole genome shotgun sequence genomic window:
- the LOC109732046 gene encoding pentatricopeptide repeat-containing protein At1g73400, mitochondrial: protein MISPNLPLRLRHLHRLLAAAPSSSPAAAYYSRASSPPSNRAQAPPPPPPPRRRLPDLPARRFSSGHVLLPTNLQEEHVASLSDRIYDAVTETEEGSNEGTEAALDALGAELTTSLVADVMHRLRYEEKLAFRFFAWASQQDNYEHEHRTYNDMIDILSGTRYKSRQFGVLCDVLDHMKRHGTRSVPVEDLLGILRAYTEKHLTNLRKLAKKRRVRMRTPPETDALNILLDAFCKCGMVREAETVFGRVKKKLQGNAETYSILFFGWCRARDPKKAMKVLEEMIQMKHTPENFTYIAAIDSFCSAGLISEARELFEFMRTEGSKISSPTAKVYAIMIVALAKADRMDECFELISDMIKRGCMPDVSTFKDLIEGMCLVDRLDAAYCILEEMGKAGFPPDIVTYNCFLEVLCSLQKADDALKLAERMIEAHCEPSVHTYNMLMMMFFGMREPHRALDIWTEMDKRGCRRAVDTYEIMIDGLFDCGRTEDATTLLDEVINHDMKLSYKKFDSIMLQLSAAGNLGAIHRLSEHMRKFYNVAMSRRFSITQKKKSIGIRRR from the coding sequence ATGATATCCCCCAACCTCCCCCTCCGGCTCCGCCACCTCCACCGCCTTCTCGCCGCCGCGCCCTCgtcctcccccgccgccgcatACTACTCGCGCGCATCCTCCCCGCCTTCAAACCGCGCTCAggccccgcccccgcccccgcccccgcggCGCCGTCTCCCGGACCTCCCGGCGCGACGGTTCTCCTCCGGGCACGTCCTCCTCCCCACCAACCTCCAGGAGGAGCACGTCGCGTCTCTGTCCGACAGGATCTACGACGCGGTGACGGAGACAGAGGAGGGCTCCAACGAGGGCACGGAGGCCGCCCTCGACGCGCTGGGCGCCGAGCTGACCACCTCGCTCGTGGCCGACGTGATGCACCGCCTGCGCTACGAGGAGAAGCTGGCCTTCCGCTTCTTCGCCTGGGCGTCCCAGCAGGACAACTACGAGCACGAGCACCGGACGTACAACGACATGATCGACATCCTCTCCGGCACGCGGTACAAGTCCCGCCAGTTCGGCGTCCTCTGCGACGTGCTCGACCACATGAAGCGCCACGGCACGAGGTCGGTGCCCGTCGAGGACCTGCTGGGCATCCTGCGCGCCTACACCGAGAAGCACCTCACCAACCTCAGGAAGCTGGCAAAGAAGCGGCGGGTGCGGATGCGCACGCCGCCGGAGACCGACGCGCTCAACATCCTCCTGGACGCGTTCTGCAAGTGCGGGATGGTCAGGGAGGCGGAGACGGTGTTTGGTCGCGTGAAGAAGAAGCTGCAGGGAAATGCCGAGACCTACAGCATCCTCTTCTTTGGGTGGTGCCGCGCCAGGGACCCCAAGAAGGCCATGAAGGTGCTCGAGGAAATGATTCAGATGAAGCACACCCCAGAGAACTTCACGTACATTGCTGCTATTGACTCGTTCTGCAGCGCTGGTTTGATCTCGGAGGCAAGAGAGTTGTTTGAGTTCATGAGGACCGAGGGGTCGAAGATATCCTCTCCCACTGCTAAGGTATATGCTATTATGATTGTTGCGCTAGCCAAAGCTGATCGGATGGACGAGTGCTTTGAGCTGATTTCAGATATGATTAAACGTGGCTGCATGCCTGATGTATCAACCTTTAAAGATTTGATTGAAGGCATGTGCTTGGTGGATAGACTCGATGCTGCCTACTGCATTTTGGAGGAGATGGGGAAGGCTGGGTTTCCTCCTGACATTGTCACTTACAATTGCTTTCTTGAGGTGCTTTGTAGTCTTCAGAAGGCTGATGATGCGCTCAAACTTGCCGAGAGGATGATAGAAGCACACTGTGAGCCCAGTGTTCATACTTACAATATGCTGATGATGATGTTTTTTGGGATGAGAGAGCCACACAGGGCACTCGATATTTGGACTGAAATGGACAAGAGAGGATGTCGGCGTGCTGTTGATACATACGAAATAATGATTGATGGGCTGTTTGATTGTGGAAGAACGGAAGACGCGACCACTCTTCTAGATGAAGTAATAAACCATGACATGAAACTGTCGTACAAGAAGTTTGATTCTATCATGCTGCAATTATCAGCTGCTGGCAACCTTGGCGCAATACATCGGCTTTCAGAGCATATGAGAAAATTTTACAATGTTGCAATGTCAAGACGTTTTTCGATCACACAGAAGAAGAAGAGCATTGGCATTAGAAGGAGATGA